DNA from Clostridia bacterium:
AACACTATTATAACCAGGGGAAATTTGACGGAAGACTGACTATCAGTGAATGAGGTACCATGCTAACCAGGGAATTTGACTATGACTTACCAAAAGAATTAATTGCGCAGGAGCCGGTGGAACCGCGTGATGCATCCCGTTTGATGGTGGTAAACCGGGCGGCTAAGACTTTAGATCATAGGATCTTCAGGGAAATCACCGGTTATCTTTGCCCCGGCGATGTGTTAGTGTTAAACAATACCAAGGTGATGCCTGCCCGTCTATATGGAGTGAAGGCGGACACCGGCGCCCGGATCGAAGTACTGCTGCTGCATCGATTGGGTACCCACCGGTGTGAAGCCCTGGTTAAACCGGGCAAGAAGGTTAAGCTGGGCACCACCATCATTTTTGGCGACGGGGAGTTAACGGCCCGGGCAGTGGAGTATACTGCTCAGGGCGGGCGCATTCTGGAGCTGGAGTATGAGGGTGTCCTGGAAGAACTCTTGGATAAGCTGGGGAAAGTGCCCCTGCCCCCCTACATCACCCATGAATTAAAGGATCCCCGGCGTTATCAAACGGTGTACGGCAAACACCCGGGTTCCGCTGCGGCCCCAACCGCCGGGCTTCATTTTACGGACAGGCTGCTGAGAGAAATTGAACTCCTTGGTGTAGAGATTGTGGAGGTGCTGTTGCATGTGGGTTTGGGTACTTTCAGGCCGGTGGTGGCGGAAAGAGTGGAAGAGCACCACATGCACAGCGAGTATTTCCGCATCGATGAAAGTGCCGCCTTGCGCATTAACAGGGCCAGGGAGGCCGGTCATAGGGTAATAGCCGTGGGAACTACCAGTGTCCGGGTCCTGGAAACGGCAGCCCGGGATACGGGCGAGGTTGTGCCCCAAAGCGGTTGGACGGATATTTTCATTTACCCCGGCTACAGGTTTAAAGCGGTAGATGGCTTGGTTACCAATTTTCACTTGCCGAAATCCACTTTACTGATGCTGGTTAGTGCTTTTGCCGGCTTTGATTTGATCAAAAGTGCCTACGAGGAAGCGATCAAGGCCAAGTACCGCTTTTTCAGTTTCGGTGATGCCATGTTGATTCTGTAGAAATACTCTTGGTTACGAGGTGAAGTGTTTGGCTGCAAGTTTTGAGGTCTTATATCAAAGCAAAGAATCTGCCGCCCGGTTGGGGAAACTCCACTTAACCCA
Protein-coding regions in this window:
- the queA gene encoding tRNA preQ1(34) S-adenosylmethionine ribosyltransferase-isomerase QueA, translated to MLTREFDYDLPKELIAQEPVEPRDASRLMVVNRAAKTLDHRIFREITGYLCPGDVLVLNNTKVMPARLYGVKADTGARIEVLLLHRLGTHRCEALVKPGKKVKLGTTIIFGDGELTARAVEYTAQGGRILELEYEGVLEELLDKLGKVPLPPYITHELKDPRRYQTVYGKHPGSAAAPTAGLHFTDRLLREIELLGVEIVEVLLHVGLGTFRPVVAERVEEHHMHSEYFRIDESAALRINRAREAGHRVIAVGTTSVRVLETAARDTGEVVPQSGWTDIFIYPGYRFKAVDGLVTNFHLPKSTLLMLVSAFAGFDLIKSAYEEAIKAKYRFFSFGDAMLIL